CACTAGATTCTGCTGAACGTAAGTTGGATATTAAGAACCTCTGTTCATTTCACTGAAAAAATTCTGATGTTTGCAGAAGTGTATTGCAAGTTATCCAGCAGAAATACACCGAATCATCTAAGATTAACTGTGATGTGTATAGTACTTTGCTATTTATGTCTCTTCCTAAAACAGTAGATATTGCAGTCAATTGGTCATGTAAACTGGGTCTTAGAACCTCTGATAATCGTTTTATTCGTCCGGGTATGAACCATGGTATGAACCACATACATATCTCTCTCTTATGATGATCTGGCCTCCTAGTCCCCCTGCACTGAATGGGGGGCATGGTCAAGAGCAATGCTCCCCCCGTGCTTTGATCTTTGTACTATCGTCATTGGGTACAACTTCTATGATGGAAAGCTATGTTTCTCTTATGAGGTATGGAAATGTATGACCAATCAATATTATATTATTCAGATGGGCTTGAGTACATCTCATCTAGCTAGTGCATGCCTTTTTACCGTCTACTattctttagtactccctccgtcccaaaataagtgacttaactttgtactaactttgtactaagtcacttaatttgggacggagggagtatttgtcactACTCTGCAATCAACATGTGTTGTCCTATCTGCTATTTGGCCAATAAGTATGAGTAGGAATAATAGTCTGGTACTTAGTTCCCATTTTGatagcaaatactccctccgttccatatacttgtcgctgatttagtacaacttgtactaaatcagcgacaagtaatatggaactgaggtgttagagttatattataagttatgtacccctttgtatttatcccgttATATAAAGGGTTTCCTGTATATGTTTCAtatctgtacatgtatatatatcggcctatggcctcatgggaatacaagttgcatattcctatcatggtattagagctaggttaaCTTTTTTGCACGCTGCAACTCGTGCGATTGATCCGTCTCTCCTCCCGATAGAGGCCGCAGCCTCGATCTCCTTGTCCCGCTCGGATCCCGTCCTGGATCGGATCGGGCCTCCTCTCCCGTTCTCGATCCTATAAGGATCGCTCGCAGCCCCTCCCCCGATCGATCGCTCGCAGCCCCTCCCCCGATCGAGAAGGACGCTCCTGCTCGAGCTCGCCCTTGTTCCGACTCGCACAGGCCCCTGCTAGATCCCGCCGCTGCCTCCAGCTGCCAGCCGCCCCTTGGTCTGGATCGACTGCCTGCTGCTCCCCCGATCCCGTCCTGTTGCCGATTGGAAGCTGGTGGTCTCGTCCCTGCTGCTCTCGTCGGATTCTGCTGATTTTGAATCTctgctaaaaaaagaaaaaaaagaaaaaagaagaagatatgTCTGCTGCATCGGGCTATGTTGCTGTCCCTCGCTGTCCAGTGATTTTCGATGGTACTAACTATACCGAGTTCACTGGCTTTATGCGCATTCATATGCGTGGCATTCGTCTCtggggtgttctttctggcgaggtctgCTGTCCGCCACGTCCGGTTCCTCCGGTGGCCCCTACTCCGCGACTCCACTGGTTCTTGCTCCGGATGCTaatcaggccgccaaggatgcggctaagcttgctgatgaggctgctgatcgtgcttatgatgagaaggttttggcttatgaggaggctcttcagatttatcatggtgctctgtctgcttacacccagtggcttgatgatgatgctcgtgctgctgctgttctcactgctagtgttctgcctcagtttgcttctgagtttctgggtcttcctactgtctttgagatgtggacccatcttcgtcagcgctatcagccctctggtgatgccttatacctttctgtggtccgtcaggagcatgctcttcagcagggtgactctactgttgatgacttctatgcacagagttctgctatctGGCGCCAGCTTGATTCTCTCCGCAGTGCCGGTTGTCGTACCTGCCCCTGTTGCCAGGCTGTCCAGGCCAATTTGGAGTTTCATCGCGTCTATGAGTTCCTGTCTCGGCTCCGTAAGGAGTTTGAGCCCCGGCGTGCTCAGTTGTTTGCTTGTGGCCGTATTTCTCTGATGGAGGCGCTTTCTGAGATTCGTGTTGAGGAGACTCGCTTACATGGTGCTGGTTTGCTGGAGGTTCCCTCTGTGCTCGCTACTCGTGCTCCTATGCCACCTGCTGCACCGACCCCTTCTCGCTCGAGTGCTCCGCCGCTCTTGCCCACTCCTTCTGGAGGCTCAGGTCGCCCCCATCCACATTGCGACTACTGCAACAATGATGTTCATCTTGAGTCTCAGTGCTACACGAAGAAGAAACACCTGCGCAAGGCGCGATCATCATCTTCAGGGACTTCGTCATCTACCTCGACAACTTCAGCCATTACTTTGACTGAGCAGGATATTCTGAGACTTAAGCGTCTGCTCGCGGCTTCAGGTTCTTCCTCGACGGGTACTGCTGGTTCTGTGACTGATGCTTCCCGCACTGAGCAATCaccctctacacagtcaggtacatccccatgggttctggactctggaccttcttttcatatgtcttctcattcttcCATTTTGTCCTCTCTTCGCTCGCTGGATTCTCCTGTTCATGTCCTCACCGCTGATGGTACTCCACTTTCTGTCATTAGTAGAGGCACTTTTACCACTCCTTACtctgttcctgatgttgctcatgttcctcgactcaccatgaatctgttttctgctggtcaacttactgattctggttgtcgcgtcatccttgacgttgactcttgttctgtccaggaccgtcgcacgcacactctggttggggctggccctcgccgccgtgattctcagggtctttgggagttggactggcttcatgttccttctGCTGCCACCACTATCGCCAGTTCCTCCGCTTCAGTCGCCTCTGTTACTGGTTCCTtcaagcagtggcatcatcgacttggtcatctgTGTGGTTCTCGGTTGTCGTCTTTAGTTCGTCGAGGCCTTCTGGGGTCTGTCTTaggagatgtctctttagagtgtcagggttgtcgtcttggcaagcagattcagttaccatattcacatagtgagtcagtgtctaagcgtccttttgatttagtccattctgatgtatggggtccgacTCCTTTCTCTTCCAAAGGTGGTCAtaaatactatattattttcatagatgacttctctcgttacacatggctttatttgatgacttctcgtagtgaggtgttgtctatttataagcgttttgctgccatggttcatactcagttctcttcacccattcgtgTTCTTCGTGCTGACTCTGCTGGCGAGTATATCTCTAAGATGTTGCGTGGTGTTCTTGCTGAGGAAGGCACTCTCTCtcaattctcttgtcctggtgctcatgctcagaatggtgtggctgagcgaaaGCATCGTCATCTTCTTGAGACGTCTCGTGCATTGCTGATTACTGCCTCTCTCCCgcctcatttttgggctgaggccgtctccacctccacctatcttatcaatctccagccttccgctgctctacagggtggtgttccttccgagcgtctttttgatcgttctcccgattattcgatgcttcgcttgtttggttgtgtttgctatgttcttcttgcccctcgcGAACTGACCGCTCAATCTGTTGAGTGTGTGTTTTTAGGCTACAGTAATGAGTataagggctatcgttgttgggatcctatcggtcgtcgcatgcgtatctctcgagacgtgacttttgatgagtctcgtcccttctacccacgcccatcttcctcgaccttttcagtggaggatatctctttcctcacttttcctgaCTCACCTATCACCCCCGTCGAGCCTGTGCCTATTCGTTCCGCTCCCTCTGCTTCTCCACCTCTAGTCGATTTGATGCCACCATCTTCCACGGTCTCCTCGTCTAGCATGTCACCGGATTCTacaccttcatctccggtgacttctTTGTCGCCACCCCTCGATTATACCTTGGCGATTCCTCCTTCTATTGTTCCATCTTTTCCTCAGTATTACACTCGTCGTTCACGTCCTGTGGATGCCTCCGTGGATGTGTCGTCATCTTcctctcagcctacttatggcttgcgttctcgtcctcgtccgcctgttgatcgctttggatttcccaccgctggtgcttctgttcttgagccgacttcttatcgtcaggctgttgttcatcctgaatggcagtttgcgatggcagaggagattgctgctcttgaacgcactggtacctgggatcttgtttcccttcctcccggagtccgtcccatcacttgtaagtgggtctacaaggttaagactcgctccgatggttctcttgagcgtcacaaagctcgtcttgtggctcgtgatTTTCAGcgggagcatggtcgtgattatgacgagacttttgctcctgtggcacATATGACCATTGTTCGTACACTTCTTGCCGTTGCCTCTGCACGTCACTGGTCtatatctcagcttgatgttaagaatgcttttcttaatggtgagctgcgtgaggaggtgtacatgcagccaccacctgggtattctgttcctAATGGCATGGCatgtcgtcttcgtcgctctctctatggccttaagcaagccccccgtgcctggtttgagcgttttgcctctgtggtCACTGCTGCTGGTTTTTCAgcaagtgctcatgatccagcattgtttattcacctttctcctcgtggtcggactcttcttcttctctatgttgatgacatggtcATCACTGGGGATgaccccgagtatattgcctttgtaaaggcccgtcttagtgagtagtttcttatgtctgatcttggccctcttcgctattttcttgggattgaagtctcttctacctctgatggcttttttatatcccaggaaaagtatatccaggatcttcttgctcgtgctgctcttactgacgaacgcattgttgagactcctatggagctcaatgttcacctctgtgctactgatggtgatcccctccctgacccgacgcgttatcgtcatcttgttggcagtcttgtctatctagtTGTTACTCGTCCGGATATCTCTTATCCGGTTCATATTCTAAGTCAGTTCATCTCCGCTCCCACATCGgtccactatagtcatctccttcgtgttctccgatatcttcggggcacaatctctcaccgtctattctttcctcgctccagttcttTACATCTTCAGGCttattcggatgctacgtgggctagtgatccttcagatcgccgttcactttctgcttactgtgtttttcttgatggttctctcattgcctggaagacgaagaaacatattgcagtttcccgttcgagtgccgaggctgagttgcaagcaatggctcttttgacggcagaggtgacttggttacggtggttacttcaggattttggtgtttctgtcactacaccgactccgctcttatctgacagtacaggtgctatTAGGATTGCGCGtgatcctgtgaagcatgagctcaccaagcatattggtgttgatgctttctatgtacgcgctggtgtgcaggatcagattattgctcttcagtatgtgccttccgagttacagttgACGGATTTCCTGACGGCCTATGGCCTCATTCCTATCAAGAGGGAGTATTAACTATTAAGCTTATGAATACAAATTTATAGACGTTCATGCCACGTCGTACAACCTCTGTTCATTTCACTGAAAAAACATGAAGTTAGTACAAGTGTATTGCAAGTTCTCCAGCAGAACTATACTGTGTCTTCTAAGATTAACCACGGTGCGTATAAGATATTGCATATAGTTGTTTCTCTTCCTGAAATAGGTAGATATTGCAGTCAATCGGTCATGTAAGTTTGCAGAGGTATATTGCAAGATATCCAGCAGAACTGTACTGAATCTTCTAAGTTTATCGGCAGTGTGCATTAATATTGACTAGAGTGGTTTTAATGTCATTCCTTGTCACGCACGACTCCACTACTATGATAGAAAGATATGTGATGCATGACATGCACAAACTCCACCTCGGTGCTATTCCTTGTCACACACGACTGGCCATTAGAGTGGATCTTAAAGTTCATCAGGAA
The Triticum dicoccoides isolate Atlit2015 ecotype Zavitan chromosome 3A, WEW_v2.0, whole genome shotgun sequence genome window above contains:
- the LOC119273219 gene encoding agglutinin-like protein ARB_02240 is translated as MPPAAPTPSRSSAPPLLPTPSGGSGRPHPHCDYCNNDVHLESQCYTKKKHLRKARSSSSGTSSSTSTTSAITLTEQDILRLKRLLAASGSSSTGTAGSVTDASRTEQSPSTQSGPSHAHSGWGWPSPP